The genomic interval GAGGTCGTAGGCGCGCTCGCCGCCGACCTTGATGGCGGAGAACTTGGGCGGCACCTGGAGGATCGTGCCGGTGAACTCGGGCAGTACCGCACGGATCTCGTCGGGACCGGGACGCAGCTCCGAGGAGGCGATCACCATGCCCTCGGTGTCGTCGGTATCAGTTTCCGCGCCCCAGGTGACTTCGAAGCGGTAGACCTTGCGGCCGTTCATGACCAGAGAGACCGTCTTGGTCGCCTCACCGAAGGCGAGCGGCAGACAACCGGAGGCGCGCGGATCCAGCGTGCCGGCATGGCCGACTTTCTCGGGATGGAAGATCCGCTTGATCCGGGACAGGGCGTCGTTGGAGGTCAGGCCGTAGGGCTTGTCTAGCACCAGCCAGCCGTCGATGGGATTCCGGTTCCTGCGGGCCTTCGGGCGCGCCATCTCTCGTATTCCTCAAGCTGTCGAGCGTGTAGGGGGTCAGTCGTCGGACTCGATGTCGCGCTGCACGTCCGGCGAATGCAGCAGATGTCCGATCCGATCGTCGTCGTCGAAGCGGGTGTCCAACACGAAGCGCAGGTCCGGCATGTACTTGAGCGTGAGGCGCCGGGAGACCTGACCGCGGATGTATTTCGCGCTCCGATTCAGCGCCTTGACAATGCGTTCGCCATGCGCGCCGCCGAGCGGCATGACCAGACAGGACGCCAGACGCAGATCCGGCGTCATGCGCACTTCGGGGACGGTGATGATCACGCCGTCCAGATCGGGATCGGCCAACTGGCCGCGGGTGAGAATGTCGGACAGTTCCTTACGGACCAGTTCCCCGACCCGCAATTGTCTCTGCGAGGGCATTCCCCCGCCGTCTGCATGCGATCTAACCATTCGACCAGTCCAATCCGATCCCGGACCTCGAGATCCGGTCCTTCCAAAAATGCAAGGCGCCGGCGCGGTGTGCATCGCGCCGGCGCCTGATCTGCAGCGAGACGCCGAACCTCAGAGGGTTCGTGCGATCTGCTCGACCCGGAAGCATTCGATGATGTCGCCCGGGCGCATGTCCTGGTAGTTGACGAAGTTCATGCCGCATTCCTGGCCGGATTCGACGGACTTGACCTCGTCCTTGAAGCGCTTGAGTGTGCCGAGTTTGCCTTCGTGGACGACGACATCGTCGC from Polymorphum gilvum SL003B-26A1 carries:
- the rbfA gene encoding 30S ribosome-binding factor RbfA, with the protein product MVRSHADGGGMPSQRQLRVGELVRKELSDILTRGQLADPDLDGVIITVPEVRMTPDLRLASCLVMPLGGAHGERIVKALNRSAKYIRGQVSRRLTLKYMPDLRFVLDTRFDDDDRIGHLLHSPDVQRDIESDD